Part of the Ammospiza caudacuta isolate bAmmCau1 chromosome 3, bAmmCau1.pri, whole genome shotgun sequence genome, ACCTGCATATAGTAATAGTGGCACTGAACATACATTAACTATATAGTATAATTAGCATAATTACATATCTGGACACATAATAGTATAGTCCAAATACTGCATTCATATTTTTCTACCTTTACAATACATGCCAGCCACAGAAAGATTTAATCACTTTGTGAGTGCAAAATACTGAATGTCTGATGCTCTCACTTAATGGTTTAAACTCCCTAATCCTGTAGCATATCAATTCTCATTGTTTTCTTATACATAGAGGTGTCAGAGCCCTCCAATGACTTGGGCTGATGCCATCACCTCTAAGCATAGCTATCCTTGAAGCCTACTGAGACATTTTGAAGGGCAGGATGCAAACATACCAGAACAATGTCTCATGAGCAAAAGATGTGGGAGCTGTAGTAAATGGTAAGTCGCTTTCACCTCCTGTATTGTAGAAAATCTCAAAGAAACTGAGTGCTTTAGGAACACTCTGCATTGTGGGTTTTAAGTAGTCTTTTGTGAAGACTAATTTTGATTATTGAACTCAGTAGTCCTTCTAGAACATCTGTGACTAAAGAGTTAGTGTAGTCCAGTAGACACATCATAGTATATTTGAGAGATGGGAGAATTACTTTGTCATCAGACTCAAGTggaatatttttgcatttacTTCAAACTTTAAGAAATGCTTAAATTTAAAAttgagtttttaattttaaaatatctgttcCAAGGTATCTACAATTGTTGAATGAGGTTTATTGCCATTATCTAATTACTCAAAATAATCTGATTTGTATGTAAAAAATAGTAATTCTGAGAGAGCTTATTGTGGCAACTTTAAGTATATGCTGTGGCAAATAATCCCTGTTTGAAGTTTATGCTTTTCTTTACGTATTCGTTATCTCAttttcaatagaaaaaaaatgcaagatgcCATGGTTCTGAAGGGAAACAAATGGATTTTGGGAAATTGCAACAGATTTGTCAGTTGGCCAGAGGAGGGAGTGAGGCAGCCTTTGTGGCTGGTGAGATCAATGTTTTGTTCCAAAGTGAAAAGTAATAGCTATTTTGGCAATCTGCTTTTGTGCAATTAAACCTTGATTAATCCAATATTATGAACAATAGGTTATATTTTACTGTGCTTTAAATGAAGACAACCCTTATGAATCAGTAGGGATTCATAAGAATTAAAGGTAGCAAAAGTGAGGCACACCAAAGCTCACAGCTAAACATTTCATAGTGCACTGGGGATTCCTAACTCTCTCTGTGTTGAAGCAAATGAATTTGCATGCAGTAGGAGCTCTATTATTGTGGGCTGTAAATAGTGCTCCAAGAGCATTAGTGAGATTTAAAGTCAGGCACAagtgcaaagcagaaaaaacccacaattttTTCCTCAGTTGTGTCTTAGCTTCCAGGCAGCATAAAGATAATGAGCACCTTCCATGCATATCTATATAGCCAAGGGAGTAATGCTGGTAGGGCACTGagagaaagcttttaaaattgctAATCTACTTCTGCTTCTTAATGGGTAAAAGGGAAAGCTGGTGTATTAAAATTACCGTGCAATCAACTTTGTGTTTATGTCAGAATTCATTACTGCATGTTAACACTGCTGCTATTTGATCATAATTAataatagaaaggaaaaaattgcatTAAACAGAAATGGAAGAAGTATTATGACTatggaaggaaggagctggctGGGGGgtagaataaaagaaaaaccagaacTGTGTAAGGGGAAGAGCATCAATCTTCTTCCAAAGTaatgaaatgttattttctatTCTAGTATTTCCTTGGCTGTCATTCCATATATGTTTAAAGAtgcagaaaactgaaattagCACATATTTTTGCAACATGCAGCTATTAATCTCTGTCTATAGAAATTGGGACTATGTTAAAGCAGTTTCTCTGTTGTTATCTACTTGGGTGCCTAGCAGTTGTCTTGCTACCTACAGTCAGTGCTGTCTGTTCAAGAGCAGAAAAAGTAGCAGAGATCTTTCTTCCAAATCGAGTAGGTGTAAGCTTGAAGTAAATTGGCTATATCTAGAGGAAGATCACTTGTTTTCTTCTGAGGACATATGTCTAAGTGACAATGATATAAAAGGGTTGCAGCATTGACAAACTTGCTGGGAAATGGTTTATGCATAGTAGGGCTCAAAAGCCACTTGCTGCCAATAAAAGTTTGGGACAAGAGTAGTCTGAGCATCATGCTCCCAAAGCAGCCTGTTGGATGGTCTCTTGTGGTTAAATGTTCCAGATGCTGTGGCTCCTGTATGGGCTGTTCTGCAGTTTGAGAGCCACCATTTACCTCCTTTATTCATTTCATCCAGAGCTCCCTCTGCTTCATAATGTTTCCCACTGTCACTGTTCCCAAGCCACCAAGCCTGTGGCCAGCATGGAAGCAGTGACAACTGCCTTGGGAGGCTGCTGCCACTTACAAGCCATTTGGCCCTGGTAACATCTCTGGTGGTAGCCCCCACACCTGCAGAAGGTCTGATGAAATGCTGGTATGAAATAGTATGCAAACAAGATCTGGTACTGACAATGGCTCAATCCATGAACTATGTTGATTTAgataaaaccacatttttttaGCAAGGCACCActccaaagaaaacatttaggcttttctttcttatgaTGACAGCATCTTAAAGGCCAAGAGTGTATTTTTAGACCCACCTTCCTCCCCTGTAGATGTGCTCAAATGCTGTTTGAACTGACCACTTGATATAATTGTATCTCTTTGGTCTGACATCAGGGAAGGAGGGTAGGAGAAAAATGGCCACATCTGCCAGTGATAAAACAAACAGATCTATTTCAGAAAAACTCCCCTGCTTTTAACACAGGCCTATGATACACAGTGAGAAGCCTGTTCTGCTCTTTTAGTATTCAATCTCATAGCTCTTTAGGCTTAATTTCAAAGTGTTCATTTGCATTCTTGTTGAAATACTGCTTCCTTTCTAATCTAATAACTAGTGCAATTCCTTAAGATTATGGTCATTGTGTTTTCCGCATCTATGAAGCATTGTTAGAGCAAATGGAGAGGTGGCAGCTGTTTGCACCAGTAAGGATAATGAAATGCAGAGCACATTTACATATCCAGGTATTTCACCAACAtccacagcacacagcaggcCAAATTCAGTCAAGTGCAGCTTCTAGCAAGTAGCTGAGACATCCAAAAAAGTCTGTTTTAAACATGGTTGCATTCCTACACCAAGCATGAGCTGACTCTAATCAGAGGTGAGTGTAGATTGTTGTAGTAGCAAGCCTTGCGTGTGTTTAAAATGTGGTGGGTCTGTAAAAGATGGCAAAAAGAAGTATTTAGTGTCAATATGAGGACACTGGTAATAAGGAAAAGCACCAGTGAAAGAAGTGATGAAGTTGTCCCTTTTCTAACCCTTCGCCAAATTTATACAATCTGCCAGGGTCTTAGATTTAAGCCTGGATTAAAGCCCCAGATTCAGTGCTGGGATAAACGGAATTCCACAGGAGTTGTGCCCATTCATACAAAGACAGTTTGTTCTGTAGAATAATGATGTGCCTTTCCGCCAAAACTTTCAGTATTTTAATGCCAAGTTACTGTCCAGAGACGCTTAATATTCTTGCTTCACTAGGTGTAAAACTGGCACCTCCaagagctcctctgctctggacAGTTTAATATATGGTTGCAAGATTCCAAAAAACTAAGGGACTGGCTGTCAGCATTTTGCCTGGATCATTTCCCAGCCACAGAGTGCTCCCTAGCAGATGGCTGCACCCGTGTCCGCTACAGCCGACAGAACTTCCTGGTTATACCTGGTTATAAAGCTCACAGAGCTGTGGCCACCCCAGGACATGGCTGAGGCACTGATGTCACCAGGAGCCACAGAGCTGCACGCCTCTTCCTGCGTCACAGCCAGGGGATGAGGATCAGGGCTTCAGAAATAGCAGGCACCCAGCAACACCAGTCATTGAGACTCAATCTACTGCATCTATTTAGGTTTTGGGGTCtattaaagaaaaggaaaaaaaattttatcaCTCAGCCCAGCCCTTCACCTCTTAGTTCTTCCATATTTGGCCTAAATTTCTTAGGATCAGTTTGCATGTTTCTTCTGTATAAGCAGGGCAGCTGCATCCAGGGCATTTTTGCGTGTTCAgggcttttcttctttccagttcaaagtttttcttcttcatttaaCAAGTCATTTAAGGGAAGCATAGATATGAGGGTGTGCTTGCTTGCTTATTGTATGTACATGACAGAGCACTTATATAATTTTTGAACATTTACTTGCTCACTGATCCTATAGAAGATAACTGCACCTGACATTTTGCATTTCCCTGATAGTTGAGTTTCTGGAAAAACTTTCTAGTTCATTAACATGAAAATGACAGGAGAAATTCCTGTGGTTCTTTTCCCCCTCAACTCTCTGCAGTAACAGAACATCCTGTactgctttgtttttcaggttGATGGCTTCCTGACGCTTCTCTTTGGCCTGGCTAGCATTAATACCCTTACAGTGATCAGTGTGACACGCTATATCAAGGGCTGCCATCCTGAGAGAGGTAAGGAATAAAGGCAAGTCCAGTTCTGCCTTCCCTGAACCTGGTGCAAATCCGTACTTCTCTCAGTCACTATTATCAGTCAGGCAGGCTATActaaatataaattaaacaCATTGAAAAACAGAACATAATACAGTCATTTGCATTATAAACATGTTCTCATGGAATCCTTCAGGGTTAATTCCAGTAAGAGCCAAGTTATTACAAGTGTGCTTGGGTCACCATGAGTAAATTCATCCTTGTGCCAAAGATACCCCAGGTACTGCTGACCCTCTGTACTCCTCAAAATGTGACTCAAATGATAAGTTATACAAGCTCCTAAGTTATACATCCTGGTCTCGATCTCACTTTAAAATATTCACTCTTCTATGAGATGAAGTTTGAGAAGTTTCTGGTCAGGGATCAGATCAATTTTCATGCCTTTGTTGCAAGTTGCTTGCACCATCTTTCGGGCCGGAGCCTATCAATGTCTTCAGGGAAAGCATGTGCAAGTATATGGGCTGCATCAGATGAGTTTTTCTCTTTACTAGCACAAGGAGCATTTTCTGTGATAAGAACTTCTGCAGGGTGGtaattttttccacagaaagtTCTTCCGCAATTGGATGCAATGATAAACTTGTTGAAGGTAACTTTCAGCATGaactgctgctggagctgataGAGTTTTGCTGTGATGTAATCCTACATCTTCTATTCATTGCCTGTTAAGAAGTCATATTCAAAACCCACAGTTCTCTTTTGTGAAGCTCTACCACATATCCATCTGACGGTGTGCATAATTTATGTATGAATCTCAATTTGAGCAAGTACTCAGTATAATGTTACAGAAATGTTGAGGAACAAACATTGGTGGATGCATAAATATTTCCcacataaatgaaaaaataaccaCAGTGTATGGCAACAGCAGGACAGATTGAATCTTTTGTATCAAATGGTGAATACAGGCTGGACTAGTTTCTCCTTTTTAACAGGGAAAAACCTTGATGTCAGTAAGAAAATCCCCTGAATTTAGATTTATCTTGGTAATTTCTATGTAAAATACAACTGCATCCTTCATTTTACAAAATTACAAAGCATTAGTCTAACACAAAATCCACCAGTTCCAGGGCTCTCAACAAACTCATTGTCTCCTGTTTAAAAAACATTCATTTCCACTCTTCAGTGGGAACACAAGAATGACAGATGCTTTCAAAATCAAGCTTTTCTTATGAATATACATTTTTCtaccttaatttttttaatagctgtTTTACTTATTAGCTGGTGGTATAGGAGTGCATTTGGATTTCAGAGGAATGCTTGCCTTTCCAAGTACTATTTTCTGACCCAGGCATGCCATTGCAGGTCACTGCATCAGCAACAGCAGCATGTCGGTGGCTCTGGTTCTCATTTGGGTGGCCGCTTTCTTCTGGTCTGCAGCTCCATTGCTCGGCTGGGGCAGTTATACAGGTAACAGGTATCTCTCAGTTGTACTTACCTGGCACCTCTCCACTTAACAAAGATAAACTTACCTTTCTTCCATGCTCTTTGTGATAAACCAGACCGATTATCAGTGGAACTGAGGAAATCATTCATTGTGCGTGACGTAGGTGCAGAGTGTTGCCTGCTTTGGTATCAGCtatgaagagattttttttttaagacatcACAGGAAAGACTTGGACCAAGTGCATattgcctatggaaaaagagAGGCCAGAAATACTTGGCATGGTTAAGGAGTGAGATAAAGAAAACTATCAAAAGACATCTTTCAAAAACTGTCAAGTTTAGTAAACTAGCAAAGAAGACAAGTTCCAGCAAGTTAAACTTGAAACTGTAATAAGACAAGCCAGAAAGATTTGGCAAACAATTTgttgaaaatatgaaaatttacGTAGCAAAGGAACTTAAAGTGTTGGAAAGTTTGGGAGTCCAAGAAAGAATTAGGGTGCAAGATAAGGCCATGTCAAAAAAGGAGggtgagggaaaaaaggaaaaaatttgtGTAGTGAACACTGTAGAAATTCAGTGCCTAAGGCAGGTGACAGACCAGAAAATTTCTTCAAGAGGGAAAGATGGAGAAATTGCCTCAATTTAAGCCTGTAAGAATTCAACAAACCAAATATCTAGGAACAAATGGTAATTATACAGAAGTCCCAACAACTGAAATCATGTGACGGACATTGTCCAGCAGTTACCCGTCTGGATTCTGTAGGCCTCTGCATTCTTTGAGAAGTCATTAAATTTGTGGAGACTTACTGAAGCAGCTATGTGTATATATTCTCTTATTTACTGAATGTGTAAGCTTTGAGATATCTCTGGACCCTTGAAGTATGGGTGTGAGAAAAGCAGCCATCCTATGGTTGGTTAAATGTTCTATCCTTTACATACCAAAATACTCCCACAATATTTGACTCAACGGACCTTTGGTTTGAGGCTAATTCACACTGTTTATTAGACTGTGTGAATTCTATGTCATATTTTTGCATTCTGGACTGTCATAAACTTGGTTGGTTTTGACTGGTAATTTTCTGTGTATCTTCTGGTAATCTATGTTCTTTTTACATTAATCTGCCAGCTCTTCATTTATAGGGGTACTTCTGATGTCTGATTTTGGCCTTAAACTGGAGCCAGGGACTTTTTGGGCAACACTACTTTGTCAGGACATTCGAGTGCCTCCATGGACCCTGTTTGAATTCAATTCCTTGACAGTGGTTTTCAAGACTGCTTCTAGGAGTGCTTTCCCCTACTGAGACTCACAGCaatttggggttccagggctgTCTCTAAACACACCTGTAGTGAGGGCACCCACAGAGATGTGGgaacccagcagcagcaagtccagcagcaggcaccagcagagcacagcatgtTACAGCTGGCTACCTCAACCTTTCACTACTACACAATATCTTCAGGGGCCCCCAGGACCCCACCAGTTTTTGGGAAAGCCACTTGTTTTTGTCCCTGTGGAGGGGAAAAACATAGCTCTGAATTCTGACTTGCGGAAAATCTGCCGGATTTTCTTCTCCTGTCATCTGAAGGCTGGTTTCATTTTTCAGGCAAAagttttcaaaagcagaaaccCAGAATTAAGCCAGATTTTATGGCTATATTTTTGAATCCTGAGGTCTACTGATGGAAAAGGCgaaggagagaaaaatctaTTTCTATTACAGAACACATTCAGACAGCAACATCTAGAGATTTTGGTGATAAAAATACTGAGCTCTTTTTGATGAGAATCATGAAAGAGATTTTAACCTTTTGCTCATTTAATTCCTCCTGTTTAAATCTCCTATTACCTGTGAGGAattaagggaatttttttttcttcaaaattacCACTGCATATTAAGGAGATATCTGCTGCTAAACCATGTAGTCTTCACCTGTATTGTATCTCTGGGACCTGTTAATACTTGACTTTCCTAATTTTGATTCatgctttatttatttgtaattcTATTTGCTaccacagctttttccacttaaaaagaaaaatttgcaaTTCACAATCTATAGAAAAACCTCTAAGGTTATAGAACTCAAGTTTTCTATGAGGTCATCTTTGCAAACACATCAGGAGACCTAAAGAAGTCAACTGTAATTCATAAAAGTGTTTGAGCCAGAGACTACACATTATTCCCACTGCCTTTTCCTTAAGCCCCTGCTCAGCTCTTGTCTCACTAGTGGTAGACCCTGCAATCTGCCTGACTTCATTTTAGAAACCTGCATCTCTGTGTTGCAGGACTGTGTGCTTCCCATTTATTGAAAGGTCTCATATCTTTCTAAGTATTAATATGTTTTGTCTTCTCATAATCTTTATCATTAGCTGTATCAATTTAGTCTCATGGCTCTCACTGCAGAGAGAACTTCCATTACCTCAAGAagccttgattttttttatttcctgcttaGTTATGTAAGTAGTGACTTTTTACATTTGGCATACTGTCAATGAATTTCTTGTTATGCTGTAACAGAGCTCATCTTAGGAAGTTACTATGTAGAGTATTATGACAAATAAGAGTACATATCACTCAAggatataaattatttttttaaataaagtgtCACAGTTTCCTATCCTGAAACAACAGTTTGTGCATTATGGATTTACTCTGACAGTTACAAACTCAACAGAATGATAATACACATTAAAATTTGTTACAGTCTAAATGGTCTTGAAAAATTGTTTATGTAGGAAGTAATGTCATGTCTCATTAAATCAGAAAGATCCATTCTGTAGTGCttgacagaagaaaaatacagcattttaaCTAATAAATAATTGCTCAAAAGCTGATCAATATTCTAAAAATGCTAACCAACTTATTCTTGCTTTCCAGATCGCATGTATGGCACATGTGAGATAGACTGGGCAAAAGCCAACTTCTCTACAATCTACAAGTCCTACATCGTCTCCATTTTtatctgctgctttttcctgcctgtCTCAGTCATGGTCTTCTCATATGTGTCCATCATCAACACAGTCAAACTAAGCCATGCATTGACAGGACTGGGTGATcccacagacagacagaggaGAATAGAGCGGGATGTCACCAGGGTGAGTTTGGGTTTCATACCAGGTGGGATTCATGTCAATGAAATCTGTCTTTCCAAAAATTGATCTCAACTAGAACAGAAGAGAATAAAACCaatcaattgcatttcatttctttataaCTCTAGTGACAGAGTCTGAAGTCAGTGAAGAATATGCAGTTTGTTTAAAATTTCTACTGCATCAGTTGGTTAATATTGGTGCTacatcacattttaaaaaatgatctAAATATAATTGGAGCTCGTTTTACagcagaaaccccaaaaatatggTTTGGCATATGctcttttctttcagaagttACACTACTCCTGAGCATACTCCGAATTTAGAGTGCAGTTTAGAGTGCAGATTTCAGTTTACTCACTGTTTAGTTAAGTCTACCTGAAACCCTCTGTATTCATATAAACATATGGGAATGCAGCTATTTTCATTCTGTTAGATGAGGCATTTCTTAACCACACCACCATGACAAAATTCAATACGTAGCTCCTAGGTCTTCCTGGCTTCATCAAAGCAAACTACTTCTTTGTTCATATTCTCCAATAAGCCATAACTTCAGGGCAATCCAGACCTTTCCCTTCCAGCAAGTGTTCAAGTTATTATTCTCAGTGTTTTGCTCCCCTGATGTAGTCTTCCAAAATAGATTTAACATTATTCTTCTTCTGTCTTTTAGGTCTCTATTGTCATTTGCACAGCCTTCATTATTGCCTGGTCACCATATGCTGTCATCTCTATATGGTCTGCCTATGGTCACCCTGTGCCCAACCTCACCAGCATCCTTGCCAGTTTGTTTGCTAAGTCTGCCAGCTTCTACAACCCCATTATCTACTTTGGAATGAGCTCCAAATTTCGAAGGGACATTTTCATCTTGTTCCATTGTGCCAAGGAAGCCAAGGACCCTGTGAAGCTCAAACGTTTCAAAAACCTCAAACCAAAGCAGCCACAGCCTTCTCAGAAAGAAGAGAAGTATGCACCAGAAATGCACCCTGCACCAAGCCCCGATTCTGGGGTGGGAAGCCCAACCAACACCCCACCTCCAGCAAACAGGGAAGtgtattttggtatttttgatACACCATCCAATAACCCCAATATTGAATGTGATAGATTGTAAGTTTTGTGGCTGTTTAATACACACACACTTTGTGTTCAGGAAGTCCCTCTACAGAGCAGCCTTGAGTAATTTACTAATTCCCATTCCATCTGTTTCTTGCTGTACCACTGATGACTATACAACTCAAGCAAATCAGATGGTAAAGGGATATTTTCCTTCTATGTAGGTACAAAATGCTCCAAAGAACATTAAAATGTGGGCAGCACACCCAGTGCCAGAAACACTTAATTTCACATGcatgcaggaaaagaaagactgACTTCAGGAGAGCAGGCATTAGCTAGCAAAATTAACTAATAATTTCCTATCCAAATGTTATCAATTCTGGACTACAGTTCCAAGAATGTCTTTTGCTCTTTAACAGTCACAGACACAGGTGATTGTTTTAGCTCTGTGGTACTTCACAGCCATGGCTGCAGGAGAAGACTGGCCCTGCTGAGATTGCTGTGGAGCTGCTACAGCTCCAAAGGCTGCAAGGTGGTGGAAAAAGCCTTCTACCCCCTGCAGGTGTGCCCATTATAGGGCTCCCAGACCTCACAGGCCCCTCATGGGAGTGTGTCTGATCATAGGATCAGAGAATATtttgtgttggaaggaaccttatACATCACTTCATTCCAacccccatgccatgggcaggtacaccttccactagaccaggttgctcagagccccttccagcctggccttgaatgctTCCATGGATGGAGCACCCACAgttccctgggcaacctgttgcAGTGTGAAGAATTttagtgaagaatttcttcctaatatctaatctaaacctacagTCTTCCAGTTTAAAGTCTTTCCCCCTTGCCCTATcacttgtaaaaagtccctctccat contains:
- the LOC131556262 gene encoding LOW QUALITY PROTEIN: opsin-5-like (The sequence of the model RefSeq protein was modified relative to this genomic sequence to represent the inferred CDS: inserted 2 bases in 1 codon), translating into MKLGSCNLQREPFXPLEARTPADPPNKPQQFAKPLFFTGGCHQKEEGENCKPIKAPWRNNNISFLTREAAVTEQGETIIGFYLLALGWLSWFGNSIVIFVLYKQRHLLQPTDYLTFNLAVSDASISVFGYSRGIIEIFNVFRDDGFIITSIWTCQVDGFLTLLFGLASINTLTVISVTRYIKGCHPERGHCISNSSMSVALVLIWVAAFFWSAAPLLGWGSYTDRMYGTCEIDWAKANFSTIYKSYIVSIFICCFFLPVSVMVFSYVSIINTVKLSHALTGLGDPTDRQRRIERDVTRVSIVICTAFIIAWSPYAVISIWSAYGHPVPNLTSILASLFAKSASFYNPIIYFGMSSKFRRDIFILFHCAKEAKDPVKLKRFKNLKPKQPQPSQKEEKYAPEMHPAPSPDSGVGSPTNTPPPANREVYFGIFDTPSNNPNIECDRL